GACTTTCCTGAAGACTCTGCACTGGAAGGGACTAGAGCATCGGAGCCGACTGTAGGACTTACATTCACTGCTGGCTCTACAAACATTTCATCAGGAACTTCCTGTTTGGAAATGTTAGCAGCAACTGCCACTGTAGATGCATTTGAGGAAGACTCTGCTCTGAGAGAATCTGTAATTGTGGAGGAAGGAACGGCCTTGCTGAGATCCTCATTCTCCAAAGCACTGGTAACACAGCCAGGTTGTGACACAGTCTGAAGCTCAGGCAATTTGTTAGGAATACTGATAGTGATCTTCTGGGCTTTCGATGGATCCGTAGATGAAGGCCTGGTCATTTCCACGTTTCGAATGCAAGCAGTTGGTGGAGCTGAAGATGGCTTGTTTATGGTCATACCAAGAGGATTTGTATCTCCTTTTAGGGGtccatttccatttccacaacttgatttctgtattgaaaaagaaaagattgcaAGATGAATATGTGCAATTACACAGCACTTactaaaacattaaattctcctactaaatatttctaaaaattgCCTCACCACCTAAAAAGATAAACACCTCACTTCCAATATAAACCTAAGTCCAACAAGTGTATTtaattcctgctgcttttggttTACTGCATCTTGGTATCAAATGAGCCTCATTTTTTGAAACCCACTCAAACAACTTAACATTGACTACAGCTCTTCccaaatatgtttattttcccctttaaacATTCCCTGGAAACACTGCAATAATTGCTCTGCTACTCAGGaccaagaaaaatctttctcacTGTCTCAGCTAAAGCAACACTGACGGAGAGtgatatttaattattattactactgctATTGTtcttatcatcatcatcatcaagaATTAATAGACTCCTTCAAGTGTCTCAAAAGCGTAGCTGTCAGTGCTTTAGAAAGCACTTTGAGTTGGAAGTATAATGAAGTAGCATGGCTGCACAGTTTAGGATTAGCCACTGTTTCAATAATTCTGGCTGTCGCATGACGgttgtgaagaaagctgtagTGTGGGAGGGAAAATAGAACTCGATGCTATAAAACAATACCCCCCacacatcaaaagaaaacaacattatcAATTTGGTGTCATTATTTACTCCCTGCAAATTACCTTAACCATATGAGGAGGAAGTCGTGGTCCCGTAAATCCAGCCTGCTTACTCTTAGGCCCCCGCTGACCAAGGAATGAACGGGCATAAGACGGTGCTGGTAAGGAAAGCCCACATTCTCCAAGTGTCAAATCATAGCGCCTTGGGAAAAAAGCAGTGATCTCAGTTtagagtttttctttcagtctattCTTGGATTAAAACCCCAACTataattttaaaggaacagaTGATGTGACACAGAAGACATATATAAAAGACTCAACCAAGACTACAAAGTAAGAAATAGACAATGGTCTCCCTACAATGACTGTGCTTGTCAGAGCAACAACTCCCCCTTACACCTTCTATGGCGTAATTTCTCCTCTTCTATATTAGACAGCTACATAGAGCAGATGTAGAGCAATATGCACAAGCTCACCAGTTTAAGGGCAAACAATGAAAGACAGTAAATGACAGCggtaagttcaggttagacagaACTGAATTACACAAACAGTAAACTTTGCctaggacagaaagaaaaacacttggaaagaaagaaaagtatcagTAACAGGAAAGTAAATATATTCTGAACAGAGTCAGTAGTTGGTATTACCTgatataaaaaagtaaataagcTTGCTGATTGAGAACTGTTTTGATATCAGAACGCTCCACTATGGCATCATTCATTCGATACCAAAATCCATTGCCGgcctgcaaataaaagacagtgaTACCTTCAGACAAAATGCATGTTGTCGAAATGACATCACAGGCGGAACACTACAGCACAAAACGTACCAAACAGATCGAACAGAACACATCATTCAACCTTTCTCCATCAAAATGGTGGCTGCCAgtaacattcattttctttgtttattttaccCTGTTGGAAATCAAGCCGATACCCACCTTTATGAAGCAGATATAGTGTCCTgcattacagctgaaaccagaatgAACAAGAACTGCATATAAAGAATAGATGAGTGGTTCTCCCGTTGACTGGGACATATATGCTCGGAGATCCAAATATTCAGGGTAGTTTACGtgctaaaagaaaacaggaagattcAAATATTACCCTGAAACGCTTCATGGAACAGCCTGAGGAAAACCCTTCTAAGAACACAGGCTAGGATCACACAAATATAttcttcattcatttaaaaatacctattctcagaaacaacatttaataatttaagCTGCAGAGAACTGTTTTCTACAGAATTAGCTCTAAGAGTGACGTCTACTCTTAGGGTTACCGTAAGCCATAGTTGCTAGATTGACGCTTCTTAGACAATTGTTATTATAGTTACAGCCTGCAAACACTAACAACTTTTaaatcaaagaatcacagaacagttagggtcagaaaggaccttaagatcatctagttccaacccccctgccatgggcagggacacctcccactaaaccatgccacccaaggctctgtccaacctgatctttaacaccgccagggatggagcattcacaacttccctgggcaacccattccagtgcctcaccaccctaaccaccctaaccctaatttcttccttatatccaatctaaactccccctctTTAAAATGATCTTTTCTTGGGGAAATCTCCCATTCCAAGAAGATAAAGAACATAGATATATAGAAGATAAAGCTGCTTTACAGCTGCAAATATACCTTGCTGATCTTGCCACCACTAAAATCTGCAAATCTTTTCAGCGACATGATAAgaactttggaggaacgatgtATTGTGCACGTCTTGGAGGCAGGAACCATGTTTGTGCACCTTAAAAGCAAGCACAGACAAATGTTTAACAGCAAattcttccccctcccaaaaTTCAAACAAGTTTACGTCTCTCACGCAGGCTTATGAACCCATACGCCGCACTTTGGGTTTGTTAACAGACAGAAGGTAACAGCATGTAAGCGGACAGCTCTACAAAACAAAGGTCTTAGAACATTCTCTTTTCATAGCCAAGCAAACATCTGAGCATCTATCCTAATGACAAAAAGGAGAGGCTTCCCAACAATTCAGCACGAGAACCGTGCAAGACATTTTTTAGCGAGTCATTAGAGGCTGCTCGTGTTAATGACCACCTTTCACATGCACTGAGACCCAATCCCAGTTTCTTCCACAGGGAACACTAGGACCTTCAACGAGCTGATGTTGCCTCCCACCCCAAATCGTTGTCCTTAGCTCCGTGCTTCAGCTCACCACTACTTAGCAGACACCCCCTTTAACTTCTGGCCAGATGAACATTTCTGTGTGCAACCTCACAATTACGAAGGCTAATAAACCCCAGTGCAGGCGGCAGTAGGAATAAAAGTCTAATAGGAGCTAATGGCCGcaattcttctctttccagataTTCATGTGATAACATGAAATGCGTTCTCTTGGACTCAGATGGAATTAGTAAGAATCTTACTTGCTGCACTTATAGCTGTTTTCTCCACCCAGTTGTTCAGGTTTCACAAATTGTTCCAGCGCCTTGGTGACAGACGTAACGGTCTGGATGAATAAGAAAGTAGAGCACTAAGTCACTGGAAATGCAAAATTTCAAACACTTCCTGCTAGTTAACGAGAGAACCTTGCTAGCGCATCCTCAAGTGACCTACTGTCAACCGGCAACCACTGTGAAGGAGGCAGAAACCTCAGAGTACGCTGAGCATTTACCTCCTGTGGAAATGATGctattttgaaataagaaaataaagtctgCAGTGCCACAGACAGCATCTGTACTATGCTATGGCATCAATAATGAGAACGATCAAACCCATCAGCCTAACGATAGATGTATAGATGCTGAAGCAGAATAATCGAGTAGTCTGAGAGTATAGGCGTTTGTCTAGATGTAATTACTGTTTTTACAGCTTAAACCCACTGCAGACAGGGAGAGCACCTAGATGCCTTCCACACAAGGCCAAAGTCCAATCCACTCCCACCCAACGCCAAGCTCTTTCCTTTTAgcagtatatatttttaagtaaaatgccTTTATTTGGAAAGCTCTACAGGTCCTTCTACAGCTCGACCCGTATTCACAAAACACCTTACCTCTATATCCAGAGTAATACTGAGGAATGGTTCGTGCCTATCCGAAACGGCTTGGCAGTTCAAGCATTTTACTGGAATCAAAATACAAATGCTTAGCACTGACTGGACAAATTGAAAGTCTTCATACATTTTACTTTAGTCAAAGTACAGAGGCCTTTACTACAGACGAACAGACACAGACCAGTTCAAAGGACAGGAAGATTTTTAACAAGTACCTTGGGATCTTAGGTATCCTCCAAATATTTGATAAATAAGTGTGGTGGCGTGAGAAGATGTGTCCCATCtggaaagaaatggtaaatCAGACCTCAGATGATGCGAGGCTCCGAGTTAACTCTTCAAACAGTTTTTACCAAGGACATTCGTTTTAATGTGCTATAGTAAAGAAAGGagtaaaaggggctagagaacATCTAAAAGTGAAATGATTTGTTTACGCGTACGTGGTTCCTCCATTCAAGCAAGCTCTCTGCAAAGCATCAACAGTGAAGGACAAGAATTCATGTGCATCCTCTTGACTGCcgtaacagaaatgttttcctatTCCTAATAAAAAAGAAGGTGGTTATATTTCTCTcatagaaactgaaagaaaactcacGTTTCTAAAAGTACCAAAATCATTTCTATGCATCAGATAGTGCTTTGAAAAGTTACCAAATATATCAAAAGAGAACCATCTGAAATTACTTACTTTTAAGGCCATTGATAACAGCTATAGGTTTGAAAGCATTATTAGAGAAACACAGGGCCTGGTTAATGTGAGCTTCCAATGTACACATCATACAGAAGTCTTTTTCGTGACCTGAAGAGTGAAAGAAGCAACACAGTCTAGTCAAATAAGCATTGCtaccaaaaaagaacaaaaccaaaaactagTATCCGTGACAAACACTATTGAAATTGATGACACAGCGCTAAGAGAGAATGTGTGTGATTTTCAGGATACTGCTGTTAGGTGAGCTACGTGACACAGAGCTAAGAACCctctgggagaaaggaaagatgaaaggaaGGTATGTGTAAGTATTTCTGCCCTCCCTTTTGCGACAGGGTTCTTAACTGGGCACATTTTTATCTATGTCAAAAAAACACAGTTAAATTTCTAGGAATAAACACTAAGATGCCAAACCAAAAAGCACGCATGTACCTTTGTCAAAATAGACCTAGAAGGATATGCAAAGAGGCTCCAATGGCAAATCAGTTCAAGCGTAGAATGGAAATGCAAAGAACACAAATTCAAAGGTTCAAAAAAGACAAACTTTTAACTAGAATAAAACCAGTCAAAATTTTAATACTGCCCCACACAAATTTCCATTTCAGGTCAGCGGAAATTAGCTCAGAGTGCTTTCTAGGGTGCGATCTTTTTTAATGGGTCAATAGTGAACGTGTCATTTATTGCAGTATTAGCACATTATGGTATCTAGGCTGCAGAGACAAAGAATCCACGATGCCACCATCCTAAAGTTTACCACCTTTCTACCAGCAGGAAATCCAAATGTCAAATGTTCACCAAATGCCTTCCTTTACAACGTACTTCATTATTCACACAAAGCAAGAAATGGTCTTTATTTGCAATTTTACCATTGTGCATTGAATGGACAAATGCACTTTATATACCATTCCGAGCTTTCTGTTAAAGAAtcacggaatcacagaatcatttaggttgaaaaagaccacGAAGATGGCGTTCAAAGCCGGTAAAACGGGAAAGCCACGCGTTTTCTCCACAGAATCACTCTTGTTCTTTCACCTTTGCCCAACATATTTATAATAATGCTAGAAAGGACTCACATGACTTGCTGTGTTCAAGAGACAGCATGTAACTGGCCAGAGGAGGTGTGTACGTCAAACATTGTAGAGTAGCATTAAGGAAACACGTATTGCCCAGGTTCTCCAGTCCAACTCCAACATTCAGTGGCTGTTGCCAATCCATGCAGATTTTCTCAGGTGGAAAAAGAATTTTACGTGGTGGGGCAATTCCATCGTTAACAACtgcaagaaaaatcagatttcaaaaaatatttactgtttctctttgaaaaagGATGTTTAAAAGGTAGCATTCTGCAGGAGCACCCAGAAAAGCCAGGTCTGCTCCGCCACGCAAACCCACGAGATGAACAGCTTAAACACGGCCACTTGAATTTGCAGGTCAGCACACAGTTTTGAACTATGGTTTATTTACCCGTTTCAGTTCTTCCAGTACAAGACAAACTACCACTCTGGTCTTTTTCCTTATTGTAACTTAATTGACATTTGTAATTCTATGCTAATAAACGTAAGAACAAGGACGGAAAAGTAAGCGAGTAACTAGCAGAGCAGGTAACCCTACAGATACCAGACCTCTTCCTGAGCAGGGTTAGCATGCAGAGACTTGTGAAGAATGGAAGCCATAAAGACAAAGGTGAAATGTACTTTTCTCTGCACAACACAGAAGACCTGGCTAAGTCTGTGTATTATAAAAACCTCCTCAAAACCGATCGTTACAAGTAGATTTTTAAACAGACAAAACTACAGGTTTTCCAACGCCAGTGCCTGCAGTTGCCTTAGGGGACTCACAAAATTGCAGCCTAGTGCTGAAGGCTTTATTCGTCACAACCCCGTCTTATATCAGTGCAACAAACGAGAACTGCGTTTTCTAACTTTTAGGGTTTTCGTTctgaagaaaaggggggaaggaCAGAAGACACACTTACTTAGCTCTTCCCGGCCAAAAGGCTTAGGCTTCTCAGAGGTTCTAGAATAAATAGAACCTCTCGGTACTTTCTCTGGAGCTTCCTCAGGTTGTACTCGGCCCAAGTTTGCAGTGCATGCTGTTCTTTTCTTGGCAGGACATTTGTTGGGCCACCTGAATGATACCTCTTTAAACACTGAAGGTATTCTCTTCTTTAAAGTCATTGCTGGTATCTGTAACAGAGGtaaaaattttttttgttgACTTCAGAATATCAAGAAGCATTCCAGAAGGAAATTCTGTCACTCACTATCAAAGAAATAACTTGAAGAACTAAATAGCTggtaagaaatattaaaaaaaacccaaacgacAACAACCAAACTCAAACCCCACTCACAAAACTGAATGTAACTGGGGAGTAGCGATTACGCATTTGTCTcatgacaaaacaaacatttgcagCAGTGACTGCAAAACAATAACGTACACAAAAACACCCAGGTAGAAATAAGGAgcaatacaaaactactacagGTAGACATGAAGGCACTTGTACGTCTCTAAATTGCAAACGACACTTCCACAATGCAACACTAccgtaagaaaaaaaaaccaaaccaaatcagcaacaaaaaagtaaaaccaaccACCCAAAAATCCTAAAAagcccaccaaaacccaaacacacacacacaaattcgAAGTAAGGAACACCCtgcgcacgcacgcacgcacacacacacacacacacacacacgccaCGCTTGTTCACTTTCATCAGAAATAATCCAGCCGCCAACCCAGCAAACCCGCAGTTAATTATCCCTTTAACCTTAGCGGGAAGCAAAGGGGTCCGAGTTTGTCAGCTCCGGGACCGGGGTGTCCGTCCGCCCAGGGGTTTCTCTGCTCTCCCGAGGCGCGGCTGCCCAGTGTTTCACCGGGGTCTGAGGGTCTGCTTGTTCCGGGTCGCAAGATAAGCTCTCAAAGTCGGTTGACGTCATAGTACCCGTTCCAAATGGAACTGTCCGGCCTTCCGTCACCAGCGCTAAGCCTGCAGCACCTACCCGCTCACCCCCCGCTCTGCCTTTCCGACAGGTTTTGGTCCCGAAAAGCATTGTGGCACCGCTGCTCTCACGGACCGGCACGGCACGCAGCACGTCCGCGCTCGGGAGCGGCAAGAGCCcaaacacagccaaaccaaaGCGACCCTGACGCGAAAGGCGAGGGCAGAGCGCGGCTCCGAGGGATCCCTCGCTTCACCTCGCCTCGCCCTTCTCCCTCCACCTCACGCTACGACCCAGCCCCGCTCGGCACTTCCGACCCGCGGCAACCACTGCGCGGGGACAGCCGCAAGGCCGCGCCGCCTCGGCGccctcccgccccgccccgccccgggtGTCGCTTGCCGGGCTCGCACGTCGGGGACCGTCCGGAAGCAGGACCGCAGCAGCGAGCAGCCTAGGGCGACTCTGCGCTCATGGCAACTAACGGACGGGACGTGAGGACGGCGGGAAGTGGAACCCTTCGAAGCGTTCGATTCCCCGCGGGTGGCGGCAGGCCCCGCCaggagccgccgccgcctgcTCGCCAAGCAAGGAACAACGCCGCTCATGCCTCGGGAGCTGCCGTTTTTACCACGatgcttttctcctcccagtGCACGTACTGTTCTTAAGGGAAAGCCCCTAATTCCATGCTGGAAGCACAGGGTGGCTTCTTCGGGCTGCTTCTGGTAGCAGGCAGTTTTTCACAAACTTGTTGAACCTGAGCCGTGCCTACAGTGATCGCTTTGGAGACCCGGTGCTTTATCAAAGCCATTTTGCTTGCTGGAGTTGCAGAGCAGCTCGGGATACAGCACAGGGAAACGTGTCGTCCTGGCAAAGCCACGGACTTCCCAAGGTGATGTGTGTCAAATCCGCTTCTGACTGTCAAGGAGAGGCTGTTTGGTTGTTCCAGGCTTGCTGATGGGCCTTGTTTTGCATGGGGTGTCATCCTGCCAGTGTTCTGCTTTATTGCATGTTTGCGATAAAGGCTGAGAGGAAAAGTACAAAGTAAATGTTTCTACACCTCAGATTTTCCCCAGTGTGTGGAATTGTGGTCTACTTGGATGACTGTTCAGATACAAGTACTTTCAAGGGAGTGAAACTCAACCAGCGGAGGAACAATCCTTGAAGAAGTGTCAGTGTGGAGATACCTTGGCTTAATGGA
The Lathamus discolor isolate bLatDis1 chromosome 6, bLatDis1.hap1, whole genome shotgun sequence DNA segment above includes these coding regions:
- the LOC136017827 gene encoding ubiquitin carboxyl-terminal hydrolase 42-like, which gives rise to MTLKKRIPSVFKEVSFRWPNKCPAKKRTACTANLGRVQPEEAPEKVPRGSIYSRTSEKPKPFGREELIVNDGIAPPRKILFPPEKICMDWQQPLNVGVGLENLGNTCFLNATLQCLTYTPPLASYMLSLEHSKSCHEKDFCMMCTLEAHINQALCFSNNAFKPIAVINGLKRIGKHFCYGSQEDAHEFLSFTVDALQRACLNGGTTWDTSSHATTLIYQIFGGYLRSQVKCLNCQAVSDRHEPFLSITLDIETVTSVTKALEQFVKPEQLGGENSYKCSKCTNMVPASKTCTIHRSSKVLIMSLKRFADFSGGKISKHVNYPEYLDLRAYMSQSTGEPLIYSLYAVLVHSGFSCNAGHYICFIKAGNGFWYRMNDAIVERSDIKTVLNQQAYLLFYIRRYDLTLGECGLSLPAPSYARSFLGQRGPKSKQAGFTGPRLPPHMVKKSSCGNGNGPLKGDTNPLGMTINKPSSAPPTACIRNVEMTRPSSTDPSKAQKITISIPNKLPELQTVSQPGCVTSALENEDLSKAVPSSTITDSLRAESSSNASTVAVAANISKQEVPDEMFVEPAVNVSPTVGSDALVPSSAESSGKSVESNGVLKRNCSISSYGIVMGKVVGTLQNSHSFCESAEEERSHHELPQNDSLNGAISLDIGFKQKGQKLDDFACQVQPAKPSEIFFAKTNGLLSRIPVAESPIPQEIILESLACNHLNRLSEKTRMRASQYRPSHNERNSPNNGKSWGKYSDYRSRSRERTEQDRNKYYRSKGEKTWSPETYCQDEAQRWEKCRYYEDYDSARRTGNGRERKYTHSDKDFDKRSQFSKSERDDPCKSRWADNTHCREEGAHHLSSHRGNLRHCSVPPQQSEKHSREGHAPPPASARAQFDNAFWENKKLRLGKRKYSDTEGGESEVERKRRKIDDKYQETDYRYKAH